One Kitasatospora sp. MAP12-44 DNA segment encodes these proteins:
- a CDS encoding LysR family transcriptional regulator, giving the protein MTLDDLRVYVAVCQSGSLSAVARELSCTQSAVSQHVKRLEQETGARLLERHPRGVVPTPAGRVLQAAAADGIAGLDLALRRIDELVRGEVGSVRVATGATTVRHFMAEAVVAFRERYPQVSLEFQTEGSSRRCFAALASGTIDLAWLTLGSPVRGIEQRPVVELPWVLAVRAEDPLAARSRIEVADLADIRHIRLPENSSSRAHLDAAFTELGIRTSPEPSVADWDTAILLTELGLGHTVVPALPDHYVHGKDGALRFIPIPDLPRLSVGWAVRRWDALTPLARTFADTVSLSCAPRP; this is encoded by the coding sequence ATGACCCTTGATGACCTGCGCGTCTATGTGGCGGTGTGCCAGAGCGGGAGTCTGAGCGCCGTCGCCCGCGAGCTCTCCTGCACGCAGTCCGCGGTGAGCCAGCACGTGAAGCGGCTGGAGCAGGAGACGGGCGCCCGCCTCCTGGAGCGGCATCCCCGCGGTGTGGTGCCCACTCCGGCGGGACGCGTTCTGCAGGCGGCGGCAGCGGACGGCATCGCCGGCCTCGACCTGGCTCTGCGCCGCATCGACGAGCTCGTACGCGGTGAAGTCGGCTCCGTGCGCGTGGCGACGGGGGCGACCACGGTGCGGCACTTCATGGCCGAGGCCGTCGTCGCGTTCCGAGAGCGCTACCCCCAGGTGAGCCTGGAGTTCCAGACGGAGGGCTCAAGTCGCAGGTGCTTCGCCGCACTTGCCTCCGGCACCATCGATCTGGCCTGGCTCACCCTCGGCTCCCCGGTCCGCGGCATCGAGCAGCGCCCCGTCGTCGAGCTGCCGTGGGTCCTGGCCGTCCGGGCCGAGGACCCGCTCGCCGCGCGCTCCCGGATCGAGGTCGCCGATCTCGCGGACATCCGACACATCCGTCTCCCGGAGAACTCCTCCTCCAGGGCCCACCTCGACGCGGCCTTCACGGAACTGGGGATCCGTACCAGCCCCGAACCCAGCGTCGCCGACTGGGACACCGCGATCCTGCTGACCGAACTCGGCCTCGGACACACCGTCGTCCCCGCCCTGCCCGACCACTACGTCCACGGCAAGGACGGCGCCCTGCGGTTCATCCCCATCCCCGACCTGCCACGGCTGTCGGTGGGTTGGGCCGTACGCCGCTGGGACGCCCTCACCCCGCTCGCCCGGACCTTCGCCGACACCGTCAGCCTCAGCTGCGCACCGAGGCCGTGA
- a CDS encoding SufS family cysteine desulfurase gives MTTPDTAAPAALAHAAGGPRYWLPQQPVQRPTVTSPSAPSAPAPAPPSGFDVEAVRRDFPQLHREVNGRPLVWLDNGATTLKPRQVVEAVAQHYAMETSNVHRGAHSLAKQATQVYEEGRQAAAELLGTQDQGEIVFVRGTTEAVNLVAQSWGRANLGVGDEILVSAAEHHSNLVPWQLIAAERRARIRPIPLLPDGQLDQDAYQDLLGSRTRLVALTHASNVLGTVPPVAEMTALAHRYGAKVLVDGAQAVSHFPVDVTALDADFYAFSGHKIFAPTGIGVLFGKRELLEAMPPWQAGGNMIDSVEFKETTYAPIPHRLEAGTGHIAGVAGLRAALQYLAGLDREAATTYEEQLTLYAMGALSTVPGLQLIGDAPGKIGVLTFLLAGTDPMVLAGALDQQGIAVRAGHHCAQPALASFGLQSAVRASLALYNTVQDVDALVAALHDVQAG, from the coding sequence ATGACTACTCCTGACACAGCCGCACCCGCGGCGCTCGCCCATGCGGCGGGCGGACCCCGGTACTGGCTGCCGCAACAGCCGGTCCAGCGGCCCACGGTGACGTCCCCTTCGGCTCCTTCGGCTCCGGCCCCGGCTCCGCCGAGCGGCTTCGACGTCGAGGCCGTCCGGCGCGACTTCCCGCAGCTGCACCGCGAGGTGAACGGCCGTCCGCTGGTCTGGCTGGACAACGGCGCCACCACGCTCAAACCCCGCCAGGTGGTCGAGGCGGTCGCCCAGCACTACGCGATGGAGACCTCCAACGTCCACCGCGGTGCGCACAGCCTCGCCAAGCAGGCCACCCAGGTGTACGAGGAGGGACGCCAGGCGGCGGCCGAGCTGCTCGGCACCCAGGACCAGGGCGAGATCGTCTTCGTCCGCGGGACGACCGAGGCCGTGAACCTGGTGGCGCAGAGCTGGGGTCGCGCCAACCTGGGGGTGGGCGACGAGATCCTGGTCTCGGCGGCCGAACACCATTCCAACCTGGTGCCCTGGCAGCTGATCGCCGCCGAGCGCCGGGCGAGGATCCGGCCGATCCCACTGCTGCCCGACGGACAGCTCGACCAGGACGCGTACCAGGACCTGCTCGGCTCCCGGACCAGGCTGGTCGCGCTGACCCATGCCTCCAACGTGCTGGGAACCGTCCCGCCGGTGGCCGAGATGACCGCGCTCGCCCACCGGTACGGCGCCAAGGTCCTGGTCGACGGCGCGCAGGCGGTGAGCCACTTCCCGGTGGACGTCACCGCCCTGGACGCCGACTTCTACGCCTTCTCCGGGCACAAGATCTTCGCGCCCACCGGGATCGGGGTGCTCTTCGGCAAGCGTGAGCTGCTGGAGGCCATGCCACCGTGGCAGGCCGGCGGCAACATGATCGACTCGGTGGAGTTCAAGGAGACCACGTACGCTCCCATCCCGCACCGGCTCGAAGCGGGGACCGGCCACATCGCCGGGGTCGCCGGACTGCGGGCGGCCCTGCAGTACCTCGCCGGGCTGGACCGGGAGGCCGCCACCACGTACGAGGAGCAGCTCACCCTGTACGCGATGGGCGCGCTGTCGACCGTCCCGGGGCTCCAACTGATCGGCGACGCACCGGGGAAGATCGGGGTGCTGACCTTTCTGCTCGCCGGGACCGACCCGATGGTACTGGCCGGGGCACTCGACCAGCAGGGCATCGCGGTGCGCGCCGGGCACCACTGCGCACAGCCGGCGCTGGCCTCCTTCGGCCTGCAGAGCGCGGTCCGCGCCTCGCTGGCCCTGTACAACACCGTTCAGGACGTGGATGCCCTGGTAGCCGCCCTGCACGACGTCCAGGCCGGATAG
- a CDS encoding family 2B encapsulin nanocompartment shell protein, whose amino-acid sequence MTTETVQQNQRSLSTSAARNLATTTKTAPQMLGITPRYLLRALPWVDLEAGVYRVNRRRGFILGDGLISTYADGGGTARVIAEDLREIAFLSELTSPVLSALAAGFVQREVAAGELIADADAPAGQLHIIALGRAEKRAIGPYGEDALLAMLGDGDFFDVAAWVRGEAMAYRVRASTPCTVLSLDRRMLTELADREPALRAQLDAYEADGQASADREHPIDLTAGHSGEPHLPQTFVDYEESPREYELSVAQTVLKVHTRVSDIYNSSIDQVQAQLRLTAEALRERQEWEMLNNAEYGLLNSVAPGQRVHTRRGAPTPDDMDELLARVWKQPAFFLAHPRAIAAFGRECTRRGVPPQIVELFGSPFLTWRGVPLLPSDKLDLKGSGESAPGTTNILLMRVGEAEQGVVGLRPSKVPDEVEPGLSVKAMGVDHQAITSYLVTSYFSTAALVDDAIAVLQNVEVSNYYDYS is encoded by the coding sequence ATGACCACCGAGACCGTTCAGCAGAACCAGCGGAGCCTCAGTACCTCCGCCGCCAGGAATCTCGCCACCACCACCAAGACCGCGCCCCAGATGCTCGGGATCACCCCCCGCTATCTGCTGCGCGCCCTGCCCTGGGTCGACCTGGAGGCCGGTGTCTACCGGGTCAACCGCCGCCGGGGCTTCATCCTCGGTGACGGGCTGATCAGCACCTACGCCGACGGCGGCGGCACCGCCCGGGTGATCGCCGAGGACCTGCGCGAGATCGCCTTCCTCAGCGAGCTCACCAGCCCGGTGCTCAGCGCTCTCGCCGCCGGGTTCGTGCAGCGTGAGGTCGCCGCCGGCGAGCTCATCGCCGACGCCGACGCCCCTGCCGGGCAGCTGCACATCATCGCGCTCGGCCGCGCCGAGAAGCGCGCCATCGGCCCGTACGGCGAGGACGCCCTGCTCGCGATGCTCGGCGACGGGGACTTCTTCGACGTCGCCGCCTGGGTGCGCGGCGAGGCGATGGCCTACCGGGTCAGGGCGTCCACGCCGTGTACGGTGCTCTCGCTCGACCGGCGGATGCTCACCGAACTGGCCGACCGCGAGCCCGCGTTGCGCGCCCAGCTGGACGCGTACGAGGCCGACGGGCAGGCTTCGGCCGACCGCGAGCACCCGATCGACCTGACCGCCGGCCACAGCGGCGAGCCGCACCTGCCGCAGACCTTCGTGGACTACGAGGAGAGCCCCCGCGAGTACGAGCTGAGCGTCGCGCAGACCGTACTGAAGGTGCACACCCGGGTCTCCGACATCTACAACTCCTCGATCGACCAGGTCCAGGCGCAGCTGCGGCTGACCGCCGAGGCGCTGCGCGAGCGCCAGGAGTGGGAGATGCTCAACAACGCCGAGTACGGGCTGCTCAACAGCGTCGCGCCCGGCCAGCGGGTGCACACCCGCCGGGGCGCGCCGACGCCCGACGACATGGACGAGCTGCTCGCCCGGGTCTGGAAGCAGCCGGCGTTCTTCCTGGCCCACCCCCGGGCGATCGCCGCGTTCGGGCGTGAGTGCACCCGGCGCGGGGTGCCGCCGCAGATCGTGGAGCTCTTCGGCAGCCCGTTCCTGACCTGGCGCGGGGTGCCGCTGCTGCCCTCCGACAAGCTCGACCTCAAGGGTTCGGGCGAGTCGGCTCCCGGGACGACCAACATCCTGCTGATGCGGGTCGGTGAGGCCGAGCAGGGCGTGGTGGGCCTGCGTCCGTCGAAGGTGCCGGACGAGGTCGAGCCGGGCCTGTCGGTGAAGGCGATGGGTGTCGACCACCAGGCCATCACCTCGTACCTGGTGACGAGCTACTTCTCGACCGCCGCGCTGGTGGACGACGCCATCGCCGTGCTCCAGAACGTCGAGGTGTCGAACTACTATGACTACTCCTGA
- a CDS encoding polysaccharide deacetylase family protein, translated as MTDSQTSFSRRLLLAAGGATLLSSCAAAGTTVSAPTHSAKPPAPAGETASASPAAQTSASPAEPPAESPAEPAFTVDAGPMTAALTFDDGPSPIYTAQILALLRQYGVTATFFMIGANVEKYPDVVRQVVDEGHRLGNHTWSHPDLGDLSDAQIRDEIERTSDLIATVGRTRPPVLFRAPGGNFTPASLTICADLGLRPISWSVDPMDWSRPGTDVIVATVMDHTRTGSIVLEHDGCLTDQPITPGGPADRSQTVAALADYLPRLLHAGYRFTTVGPTP; from the coding sequence ATGACCGACTCTCAGACGTCCTTCTCCCGCCGCCTGCTCCTCGCAGCGGGCGGCGCCACCCTGCTCTCCTCGTGCGCTGCGGCCGGCACCACGGTCAGCGCGCCGACACACTCGGCCAAGCCGCCCGCGCCGGCGGGAGAGACAGCCTCCGCGTCACCCGCCGCACAGACCTCCGCGTCACCAGCCGAGCCGCCCGCCGAGTCGCCCGCCGAGCCCGCCTTCACCGTGGATGCCGGGCCTATGACGGCCGCCCTCACCTTCGACGACGGCCCCAGCCCGATCTACACCGCCCAGATCCTCGCGCTGCTGCGCCAGTACGGTGTCACCGCGACGTTCTTCATGATCGGCGCCAACGTGGAGAAGTACCCCGACGTCGTGCGCCAAGTCGTCGACGAGGGACACCGCCTGGGCAACCACACCTGGTCCCACCCCGATCTGGGCGACCTGTCCGACGCCCAGATCCGCGACGAGATCGAACGCACCAGCGACCTCATCGCCACAGTCGGCCGCACCCGACCCCCCGTCCTGTTCCGCGCGCCCGGCGGCAACTTCACCCCGGCCTCGCTGACCATCTGCGCGGACCTCGGACTGCGGCCGATCTCCTGGTCCGTCGACCCCATGGACTGGTCCAGACCCGGCACCGACGTCATCGTCGCGACAGTCATGGACCACACCCGCACCGGCTCGATCGTCCTCGAACACGACGGCTGCCTCACCGACCAGCCCATCACGCCGGGCGGACCCGCCGACCGCTCCCAGACCGTCGCCGCCCTCGCCGACTACCTCCCCCGCCTCCTGCACGCCGGCTACCGGTTCACCACCGTCGGCCCCACACCCTGA
- a CDS encoding MFS transporter, with amino-acid sequence MARTDTRPHYNVTFAVLLLGVAAYSLLQSLIIPVLPTLMQHLHTTQDTATWLMTGYLLSASVATPILGRIGDKAGKERMLIVTLVALTAGSALAGMANSIGLMIVARVIQGLGGGVLPLAFGIIRDEFPAVRVRSAVGITAALTAVGGGLGLLLAGPIVDNMDYHWLFWFPMIMTAVATVATYWFVPESPVRTPGRISWGAALLLSVWLVALLLAVSEGPSWGWGSGRILGLFAAAVVFAALWIIVELRSDAPLIDMRMMRIPAVWTANLVALLFGVVMYTAMTFLPQLVQTPAKLAGYGFSASITQSGVYMLPMTIGMFVLGVLTGPLAARFGSKRVLVAGGLVTIAPFALLALAHDKGWEIYLASSLMGIGMGLAFSSMSSIVVEAVSPVQTGVASGMNANIRTIGGAVGSSVAASILTSGVTAAHPFPQDSGYSSTFWFLAGAAVLAAVAALLIPTLRRSTAGAAQAQQAVPSQVPETEGSTVV; translated from the coding sequence ATGGCTCGGACCGACACCCGTCCGCACTACAACGTCACCTTCGCCGTCCTGCTCCTCGGGGTCGCGGCCTACTCCCTCCTGCAGTCGCTGATCATCCCGGTCCTGCCGACCCTGATGCAGCACCTGCACACCACCCAGGACACCGCGACCTGGCTGATGACCGGCTACCTGCTGTCGGCATCGGTCGCCACGCCGATCCTGGGCCGGATCGGCGACAAGGCCGGCAAGGAGCGGATGCTCATCGTCACCCTGGTCGCGCTGACCGCGGGGTCCGCGCTGGCCGGTATGGCGAACTCGATCGGCCTGATGATCGTCGCGCGGGTGATCCAGGGGCTGGGCGGGGGAGTGCTGCCGCTGGCCTTCGGCATCATCCGCGACGAGTTCCCCGCCGTCCGGGTGCGCAGCGCGGTCGGTATCACCGCCGCGCTGACCGCCGTGGGCGGCGGGCTCGGCCTGCTGCTGGCCGGGCCGATCGTCGACAACATGGACTACCACTGGCTGTTCTGGTTCCCGATGATCATGACGGCGGTCGCCACCGTCGCCACCTACTGGTTCGTCCCGGAGTCCCCGGTGCGCACCCCGGGCCGGATCAGCTGGGGCGCGGCGCTGCTGCTCTCGGTCTGGCTGGTCGCGCTGCTGCTCGCGGTCAGTGAGGGCCCGAGCTGGGGCTGGGGCTCGGGCCGCATCCTGGGCCTGTTCGCCGCCGCCGTGGTCTTCGCCGCGCTGTGGATCATCGTCGAACTCCGGTCGGACGCCCCGCTGATCGACATGCGGATGATGCGGATACCCGCCGTGTGGACCGCGAACCTGGTCGCGCTGCTCTTCGGCGTCGTGATGTACACCGCGATGACCTTCCTGCCGCAGCTGGTGCAGACCCCCGCCAAGCTGGCGGGCTACGGCTTCAGCGCGAGCATCACCCAGTCCGGCGTCTACATGCTGCCGATGACGATCGGCATGTTCGTCCTCGGCGTCCTGACCGGCCCGCTGGCCGCCCGCTTCGGCTCCAAGCGGGTGCTGGTGGCCGGCGGCCTCGTCACCATCGCTCCGTTCGCGCTGCTCGCCCTGGCCCACGACAAGGGCTGGGAGATCTACCTCGCCTCCAGCCTGATGGGCATCGGCATGGGGCTCGCGTTCTCCTCGATGTCCTCGATCGTCGTCGAGGCGGTCTCACCGGTCCAGACCGGCGTGGCGAGCGGCATGAACGCCAACATCCGCACCATCGGCGGCGCGGTCGGCAGCAGCGTGGCGGCCAGTATCCTGACCTCTGGGGTGACCGCCGCACACCCGTTCCCGCAGGACTCGGGGTACTCCAGTACGTTCTGGTTCCTCGCCGGGGCCGCGGTGCTCGCAGCGGTCGCCGCACTGCTCATCCCGACGCTGCGCAGGAGCACGGCGGGCGCCGCCCAGGCGCAGCAGGCCGTACCGAGCCAGGTACCCGAAACCGAGGGATCGACCGTCGTATGA
- a CDS encoding helix-turn-helix domain-containing protein, with product MTTSHPGGPAPTGTRALRRDAAQNRERLLRAAWEVFAELGPEAGVEEIARRAGVGMGTLYRRFPTKDALITALNDELLDQVLDSTRRTLAEQPYSEGLEAALWHMGAAMASHCGCLSRLWQALPPPTDTRRTELWALMGTLLANAQQAGTIRADLTLTDVYLCVLTLRSLIEDTVTQAPDVWRRYLAVHLAGFRPADQPLAHRPADDSLVATGVPLRPPRG from the coding sequence ATGACCACCAGCCACCCAGGCGGGCCCGCACCGACCGGCACCAGGGCGCTGCGCCGCGACGCGGCGCAGAACCGGGAACGCCTGCTGCGGGCCGCCTGGGAGGTCTTCGCCGAACTCGGCCCCGAAGCCGGGGTCGAGGAGATCGCCCGGCGGGCCGGGGTCGGCATGGGCACGCTCTACCGGCGCTTCCCCACCAAGGACGCGCTGATCACCGCCCTCAACGACGAACTCCTCGACCAGGTGCTCGACAGCACCCGTCGCACGCTGGCCGAACAGCCGTACAGCGAGGGCCTGGAGGCCGCGCTGTGGCACATGGGCGCGGCGATGGCCTCGCACTGCGGCTGCCTCTCCCGGCTGTGGCAGGCACTCCCGCCCCCCACGGACACCCGCCGCACGGAACTCTGGGCGCTGATGGGCACCCTGCTGGCCAACGCCCAGCAGGCCGGCACGATCCGCGCCGACCTGACGCTGACCGATGTCTACCTCTGCGTCCTGACGCTGCGCAGCCTCATCGAGGACACCGTCACCCAGGCCCCCGACGTCTGGCGCCGCTACCTCGCCGTGCACCTGGCCGGCTTCCGCCCCGCCGACCAGCCGCTGGCCCACCGGCCCGCTGACGACTCGCTGGTCGCCACCGGCGTCCCGCTGCGCCCGCCGCGCGGCTGA
- a CDS encoding GNAT family N-acetyltransferase produces the protein MNAEVLGNGTRSDVAVRGEGEGWVLRPGVPADVEALVELRAKVMRADLERLGRYDEHRVRQRLRDSFSTRYTSIIMVDRELAGCVTVRPAEGRQWLEHFYLAARHQGRGLGSAVLRAVLERTDAQGMAVALNVLQGSAARRLYERHGFVLEAEDPIDVFMVRPPGARASTAARA, from the coding sequence ATGAATGCTGAGGTGTTGGGGAACGGGACGCGATCGGATGTGGCGGTGCGGGGCGAGGGCGAGGGGTGGGTGCTGCGTCCTGGGGTACCGGCGGACGTCGAGGCGCTCGTGGAGTTGCGGGCCAAGGTGATGCGGGCGGATCTGGAGCGCCTTGGACGCTACGACGAGCACCGGGTGCGGCAGCGGCTGCGGGACTCGTTCTCCACGCGGTACACGTCGATCATCATGGTCGATCGCGAACTCGCAGGATGCGTCACGGTCCGGCCCGCCGAGGGCAGGCAGTGGCTGGAGCACTTCTACCTTGCTGCGCGGCATCAGGGCCGCGGGCTCGGATCCGCCGTCCTGCGCGCGGTGTTGGAGCGGACCGACGCGCAGGGCATGGCCGTGGCCCTGAACGTCCTGCAGGGCAGTGCGGCCCGCCGGCTCTACGAGCGCCACGGATTCGTACTGGAGGCCGAGGACCCGATCGACGTCTTTATGGTGCGCCCGCCGGGGGCGAGGGCGAGCACCGCCGCGCGAGCCTGA
- a CDS encoding FAD-binding oxidoreductase — protein sequence MRDSSGDQVADPTGPGPERRQLLRFGMGAAAAAALAGCSSAGRPAGSGTQTGTGAAGASARPSTPRPGSATSPSTASTASAGPADWAALAKDLSGPVVLPGDSRYAAAGRLYQPQFDTVRPGGIAYAASAQDVVTALAFARRYAVPVALRSGGHSYPGWSSGTGLVLDVSELNAVSASAGSATVGAGSRLIDVYTGLAARGVTIPAGSCPSVGVAGLTLGGGIGVTSRAYGLTCDSLTGAQVVTADGRILRVDAQAEPDLFWALRGGGGGNFGVVTSLDFRTSPAVDCAYGFLSWPWSSAAKVVEAWQQWAPTAPDQLWADLHLLTWPDGRLQVTSTVNYLGSQAELANQISRLAVPPGTVSLHSASYLATMQVMGGVSGWSQAAAHLPGSLPGHSPQGRLTRESYAARSDFYNRAISGSGIAALVAAVQRYARTVPQGGSAAVTFDALGGAVNRVAPGDTAFVHRDALFIAQYIANYPDPGAGSGPAVDQSRSWLQDVWSTMRPYASGEAYQNYLDPQLAGWQQAYYGANLARLRQVKQAYDPQGLFRFPQALPGS from the coding sequence ATGCGGGACAGCAGCGGTGACCAGGTGGCGGATCCCACCGGTCCGGGGCCTGAGCGGCGGCAGCTGCTGCGCTTCGGGATGGGGGCGGCCGCGGCGGCCGCGCTGGCGGGGTGCAGTTCGGCCGGCCGCCCGGCGGGCTCCGGCACGCAGACCGGGACCGGTGCCGCGGGCGCCAGTGCCCGGCCCTCGACACCGCGGCCCGGCTCCGCGACGTCGCCGTCCACCGCGTCCACCGCGTCGGCCGGGCCGGCCGACTGGGCGGCGCTGGCCAAGGACCTCAGCGGTCCGGTGGTGCTGCCCGGCGACAGCCGCTACGCGGCCGCGGGCCGGCTGTACCAGCCGCAGTTCGACACCGTGCGCCCGGGCGGCATCGCGTACGCGGCGAGCGCCCAGGACGTTGTCACCGCGCTGGCGTTCGCCCGCCGGTACGCCGTCCCGGTCGCGTTGCGCAGCGGCGGCCACAGCTACCCGGGCTGGTCCTCGGGGACCGGACTGGTGCTGGACGTCAGCGAGTTGAACGCGGTGAGCGCCTCCGCAGGGTCGGCCACCGTGGGCGCGGGGAGCCGGTTGATCGACGTCTACACCGGCCTGGCCGCCCGGGGCGTCACGATCCCGGCCGGCTCCTGCCCCAGCGTCGGCGTGGCCGGGCTGACGCTTGGCGGCGGGATAGGTGTCACCAGCCGGGCGTACGGGCTGACCTGCGACAGCCTGACCGGCGCTCAGGTGGTGACCGCCGACGGCCGGATCCTGCGGGTGGACGCGCAGGCGGAACCGGACCTGTTCTGGGCGCTGCGCGGCGGGGGCGGGGGCAACTTCGGCGTCGTGACCTCGCTGGACTTCCGGACCAGCCCGGCGGTGGACTGCGCGTACGGCTTCCTCTCCTGGCCGTGGTCGTCCGCGGCCAAGGTGGTGGAGGCCTGGCAGCAGTGGGCGCCGACCGCCCCCGACCAGCTCTGGGCCGACCTGCATCTGCTGACCTGGCCGGACGGCCGACTCCAGGTCACCTCGACGGTCAACTACCTCGGATCGCAAGCCGAGTTGGCGAACCAGATCAGCCGTCTTGCGGTCCCGCCCGGCACCGTCTCGCTGCACTCGGCGTCCTACCTGGCCACCATGCAGGTGATGGGTGGCGTCTCCGGTTGGTCGCAGGCCGCCGCGCATCTGCCGGGCAGCCTGCCGGGGCACAGTCCGCAGGGCCGGCTGACCCGCGAGTCGTACGCGGCCCGCTCCGACTTCTACAACCGGGCGATCAGCGGCAGTGGCATCGCGGCGCTGGTGGCGGCGGTCCAGCGGTATGCGCGTACCGTGCCGCAGGGCGGGAGCGCGGCGGTGACCTTCGACGCACTGGGCGGCGCGGTCAACCGGGTGGCGCCCGGCGACACCGCGTTCGTCCACCGCGACGCGCTGTTCATCGCCCAGTACATCGCCAACTACCCCGACCCCGGGGCGGGTTCGGGTCCGGCGGTGGACCAGTCCCGTAGCTGGCTGCAGGACGTCTGGTCGACCATGCGCCCGTACGCGAGCGGGGAGGCCTACCAGAACTACCTGGACCCGCAGTTGGCCGGCTGGCAGCAGGCGTACTACGGCGCCAACCTGGCCCGGCTGCGGCAGGTGAAGCAGGCCTACGACCCGCAGGGGCTGTTCCGCTTTCCGCAGGCCCTGCCGGGAAGTTGA
- a CDS encoding class I SAM-dependent methyltransferase gives MKIETCGSGERERERSGVTGEESDLADAQRRHWQDTYRAHPGMYGGQPSAAAVHAASVFRTVGAVEVLELGAGHGRDALYFAREGFTVWATDFSAIGLEQLDQAARAQGVDGRVSTAVHDVREPLPLPDASVDAVFAHMLLCMALSTAQIHALVGEVRRVLRPGGTFVYTVRHTGDAHYGAGTERGDGIFEHGGFAVHFFSRNLVDALADGWILREVDAFEEGELPRRLWRITQSLPR, from the coding sequence GTGAAGATCGAGACCTGCGGCAGCGGGGAACGGGAGCGGGAGCGCAGTGGCGTGACGGGTGAAGAGTCGGACCTGGCGGATGCGCAGCGGCGGCACTGGCAGGACACCTATCGTGCCCACCCGGGCATGTACGGCGGGCAGCCCTCCGCCGCCGCGGTTCACGCCGCCTCGGTGTTCCGTACCGTCGGGGCGGTCGAGGTCCTGGAGCTGGGGGCCGGGCACGGCCGCGATGCCCTGTACTTCGCGCGCGAGGGGTTCACCGTGTGGGCCACCGACTTCTCCGCCATCGGTCTGGAGCAGTTGGACCAGGCCGCGCGTGCCCAGGGTGTCGACGGGCGGGTCAGCACGGCGGTGCACGACGTGCGCGAGCCGCTGCCGCTGCCGGACGCCTCGGTGGACGCGGTCTTCGCCCACATGTTGCTGTGCATGGCGCTGAGCACCGCGCAGATCCACGCGCTCGTCGGCGAGGTCCGGCGAGTCCTGCGGCCCGGCGGCACCTTCGTCTACACGGTGCGGCACACCGGGGACGCCCATTACGGAGCCGGCACGGAGCGGGGCGACGGCATCTTCGAACACGGCGGCTTCGCCGTGCACTTCTTCTCCCGCAACCTGGTCGATGCCCTCGCCGACGGCTGGATCCTGCGGGAGGTCGACGCCTTCGAGGAAGGCGAGCTGCCGCGTCGTCTGTGGCGGATCACCCAGAGCCTGCCGCGCTAA